A part of Deltaproteobacteria bacterium HGW-Deltaproteobacteria-4 genomic DNA contains:
- a CDS encoding 30S ribosomal protein S12, with protein sequence MPTINQLVRKGRVSKVQKSTAPALKSNPQKRGVCVRVYTTTPKKPNSALRKVARVRLTNGLVVTSYIPGVGHNLQEHSVVLIRGGRVKDLPGVRYHIVRGSLDLAGVKGRMKSRSKYGAKRPK encoded by the coding sequence ATGCCGACAATTAATCAGTTGGTCCGTAAGGGCCGTGTAAGTAAAGTGCAAAAGTCAACGGCGCCGGCGCTGAAGAGTAATCCTCAGAAGCGTGGAGTTTGTGTGCGTGTATATACAACAACACCAAAGAAGCCAAACTCGGCACTGCGTAAGGTTGCCCGTGTGCGTTTGACTAACGGTCTGGTTGTTACCTCGTATATTCCGGGCGTGGGTCATAATCTTCAGGAACACTCTGTTGTTTTGATCCGTGGCGGCCGCGTAAAAGACCTTCCGGGCGTACGTTACCATATTGTTCGCGGATCGCTCGATTTGGCCGGAGTCAAGGGCCGCATGAAGAGTCGTTCCAAGTATGGGGCCAAGCGGCCAAAGTAG
- a CDS encoding 30S ribosomal protein S7: MPRRREIAKRVILPDPKYNDRLVAKFMNVIMFGGKKSTAEGIVYGALDLVAAKISDNPLDAFKKALENVRPVVEVRSRRVGGSTYQVPVEVRQERRNALAIRWIMIYARARGEKTMAERLAGEILDASNNRGAAIKKKEDTHRMAEANKAFAHYRW; this comes from the coding sequence ATGCCGAGAAGAAGAGAAATTGCCAAGCGCGTGATTCTGCCTGACCCCAAGTATAATGACCGTTTGGTTGCAAAGTTTATGAATGTAATCATGTTCGGTGGCAAGAAGAGTACGGCTGAGGGTATTGTTTACGGAGCTCTTGACCTTGTGGCGGCAAAGATATCGGATAATCCTCTGGATGCCTTCAAAAAAGCTCTGGAGAATGTTCGTCCGGTTGTCGAAGTTCGGTCGCGTCGTGTCGGCGGTTCTACCTATCAGGTGCCGGTTGAAGTGCGTCAAGAGCGTCGTAACGCGCTGGCGATTCGCTGGATTATGATTTATGCGCGCGCCCGTGGCGAAAAGACTATGGCAGAGCGTCTTGCTGGTGAAATTCTTGATGCGTCGAATAATCGCGGCGCGGCTATCAAGAAGAAGGAAGATACTCACCGCATGGCAGAAGCCAATAAAGCCTTTGCTCACTACCGCTGGTAA